GTTGTCATTCCGTTTATTTTGCTGCACACATGCTTTTTGTATCCTAATCAGCTCTACTGGCGTGTTTAGTGAGTGGCGAGCCAATGCGTCTTATTTGCACACCGTTTGTGCGTCAGGGTCACATTTACGCACATTGTCCTTTGAGATTTGTGTGGTTGTAAGAACCACAGAGGAGTGCCTGTGGAATTTAGTGGAGtagactgtgtgtctgtgtgtgggctTGGGAGTCAGGCGTAGTTTTCAGGTGTGAtcggggagagagggaacgggAAGAGACGCTGTTTCATTATGGGCGACTAAAGTATCTTTTGTTCCCTTGCAGGTTTTCCGATTGCGGGATAGAATGCCGGCGATCATAAGTAAAAACTCCGATTTGGAGTTTGACTCCTTACAACCATGTTTCTACCCGGACGAGGACGACTTCTACTTCTGTGGCCCCGACTCTGCGCCACCGGGAGAGGACATCTGGAAGAAATTCGAGTTGTTGCCCACTCCGCCCCTTTCCCCGAGCCGAGCGGCGCTACCGGGGGAGCCGGCGACGGCCTCCGCGGACGCAGACCCCCTGGGCTTCGGATTAGCAGACCCGCTGGACTGGGCTTCCGAGCTGCTGCTCCTGCCCGAGGACGATATCTGGGGGGCGTCCGACGATGGGGACCTGTTCGGCTCCGCTTTGGATAGTACGAACCCCAACAGCATCATCATCCAGGACTGTATGTGGAGTGGCTTCTCCGCCAGGGAAAAGTTGGAGCGGGTGGTCACGGAGAAGCTCGGCAAGGCTATTTCCACCGCCGCGGCGGGGAGCAGGAACGTGTGCGTAAAGGCGCCGGAGGTGGTGAGCCGCAGCTCGGTGTCAGAGTGCGTGGACCCCGCGGTAGTGTTCCCCTTCCCTGTCAACAAGAGGAACGGCAGCAGGGATTCATCCGGGACCGTACCCACTCCCACAGCCCACGAAAGCGCTCCCAGTGACTCTGGTAAGCATTTGGAGATGCGTAAAAAAGCCTTTGTTTGCGTTTTTGGAACAGCTGATGCTACAAAACCTACAAACACCAGATATTTACACCCCAAACCCAGCTATCATTTAGACTTacgttattattatttttatttatcattattattactgtttttttttttattgcttttaaaaaatatatatattattattatagttgcAGTACCCCCACCTAATTGGGGCGATTGGAGCTTGTTCATATGACTGGCCCAGAATCGGATTACCTTGTtacattccacacacacacacacacacacacacacacacacacacacactggagtagTGACACAGTGAACGAGGTTTATGTAATCAGCAGGCTCTTCATCCGGCAGATGGCAGTAAAATGGGGAATTGTGTGCCTCACGAACTCAGTTGGCATCGGAGccaaacaaaaagacaacacacactgcacccaGACCAGGTTGTCTGGGGCAAGATAAACATTCGTAGCTGAAGAAGGTGCTAAATAAACCGATGAGCTGATAAAGTGTCTGTTTCATGGTTCCGTGGAGGCTTTGATTACGCATGGATTAAGGGACCATTTGCGCGCAGTGGGTGAGAAATTGCTGTCACATATTTTAGTGTGTAACTGCCGCCTGGAGTTGGGATGTAGGCGAGCTGAGGGATGAacaaaattactccatacacgAAGAAGAACCTTAGTAATCCATGGTAAATTCTAGAAGGATACAACAAAACCataagttcctataggaatattatagtgattggCACCTTTAAGCACTAAAGtaactataaactcactattgattaGGCTACCACAAACACTAAGTATTTTAGTGATTCTTCTTTAAGGGCAATGCATTGAAGAAGGGGCTTTACGTTTAGATTGGGAAATGAGCGTTGTCTGCGTTTAATCGGCTCAAGACTTCAACTGCCGTCTATTATTGTCGACGTATCCCCTAAACAAACACTCACGAGTccttatcagtgtgttttcGCTGTGAAACAGTAGTACAAAGGCCTCCAGCTTGGCACAGAGGGCAGGCTCAGCCAGCCTTGCCAAACACCCCCACCGACTGGACCGGGGGCCGAAAAGAAAGGGGGCCGGAGGAGGGCCCTGCTTCTTTAGGGGGGTGACAGCTTTGAACAAGCGCTCCATCTCGACAGCTGTCTCCCTGGCGCCGCTCCAGCACCCAGGCTTAAAGGGGTGGTGATCCGATCGCCTGCCGCCCCGCCATCCTGCGCACAATGCCGATCCGGGACTCTTCCGCCGCTCGCAGCGTTAAGACGcgcctctcttttttttgttacacGCGTTCCTCACCTTCCCATCAAAGAGACGCCGCGGACTTGAAAGGCCGCGGCGCAGGTTTATCCGCACAGATAGCCTGGTCTGCCCATTAAAGAGGCCTTGCATGGGCGCAGAGTATAGCCTCCCCTCAGCCTGGCAGCCAATAGCACATAATGAGATTACCCGGGAAATCAGATGTACAGATGGAAGGCAGTGGTACAAAAAGAGATGCCTAGGAGTCATGCTCTTTATACACTTCTCAACTGTTACACTGAATCTTTTATTTCTACACAACAGTCAGACAGAGGCTTGCCAGCAGTCCTCTTTATTCCATTTTTTATTCCTCACAGCTCCAGTAAATGAGCTGTTCTGCTCTGAGAGTGAAACACCAAACAGCCTCACTTGTGGCAAAGCCAGCCACGCCCCCTTATCCACCCAGCTGTGCCCGGCTTTGTTTTGATGGCAGTGccagattttgtgtgtgtgtgtgtgtgtgtgtgtgttgagacagCATCCTGGTGCAGCGGTGTCTGAAGTGGGTTACTGTAAGCTGTAAAATGCCACACTCTTCAGATGCTCCTGAGCTGATAATGAGAGCCATTATCACAAAGGCATTTTAACTGGGCCTCACACTCTCCTGCCTCATGATTGGCCACTTCCTCACATCTTCAAAGGCGCCAGTCGGCGGTGATAAGTCTCAGCTGCTCAGCCCCAACTCGGCGCAGGTATTAAGATGAAGAGCTCAGCTGGAAAacgagggagagcgagagcTGTAGCCGAGTTCAGTTCAAGTTAAAAAAGTTCCTTAATGCCTCTGCCGCTATCGCACGTTGTCGGCGCGACTGGAGCCGCACTGATAGACGGCAGGCATCAGACTAAAACTGTCTCCTCTCACCGGAGAAGATTAGGAGGAGAAGttgaaaaggagggagggaaagaatgaAAGGCAGAAATCCAGCCTGTCTGGTAGGCAGTGAGACTGAACGTGTCAACGCCTGCAGAGTAGATTAGCGGAGGAGTGACTGACACTAAGCATTAAGGGGTTTCTGCCTATGCAAACAGCATTGAGCAATGCTctcgctcccacacacactctctctggaTCTcgctcgcatacacacacacacacacacaaacctacacacCTGTCACCTGCTGGTACACATAGATGACAGTGGGAATAGTTGGTGTGTCAGAGCGATTAAGTCACtcaagttgtgtttttctttctttcccagaAGAGGAAGACGACGATGATGAAGAAGACgaagacgaagaggaggaggaggacgaggacgaggaggaagatgaggaggaggaggaggagatcgaCGTGGTTACCGTAGAGAAGAGGCGTTCCACGCTCACCAAGGCGTCACCCATGGCGACGGGCACCGTCACCATCTCCGTGCGTCCCAAGACAGGGGGCGCGGTCTCAGGGTCCGGCGTGGTGAGTCGGTTCGTCAGCCGGGCGCCGCAGGAGCTCATCCTGAAGCGGAGCTCggtccaccagcag
This genomic stretch from Centroberyx gerrardi isolate f3 chromosome 18, fCenGer3.hap1.cur.20231027, whole genome shotgun sequence harbors:
- the mycn gene encoding N-myc protein isoform X3 yields the protein MPAIISKNSDLEFDSLQPCFYPDEDDFYFCGPDSAPPGEDIWKKFELLPTPPLSPSRAALPGEPATASADADPLGFGLADPLDWASELLLLPEDDIWGASDDGDLFGSALDSTNPNSIIIQDCMWSGFSAREKLERVVTEKLGKAISTAAAGSRNVCVKAPEVVSRSSVSECVDPAVVFPFPVNKRNGSRDSSGTVPTPTAHESAPKEDDDDEEDEDEEEEEDEDEEEDEEEEEEIDVVTVEKRRSTLTKASPMATGTVTISVRPKTGGAVSGSGVVSRFVSRAPQELILKRSSVHQQQHNYAAPSPYASDDDPAPPSKKQKTSDAPRPPTRTVSSSSSSSSTSCGSVGASGARSKRSNSGDSSPRGGSDSEDSERRRNHNILERQRRNDLRSSFLTLRDHVPELAHNEKAAKVLILKKAAEYVSSLETEEMRLQQEKDRLQARRQQLMRRLEQARTR
- the mycn gene encoding N-myc protein isoform X2, translating into MPAIISKNSDLEFDSLQPCFYPDEDDFYFCGPDSAPPGEDIWKKFELLPTPPLSPSRAALPGEPATASADADPLGFGLADPLDWASELLLLPEDDIWGASDDGDLFGSALDSTNPNSIIIQDCMWSGFSAREKLERVVTEKLGKAISTAAAGSRNVCVKAPEVVSRSSVSECVDPAVVFPFPVNKRNGSRDSSGTVPTPTAHESAPSDSEEDDDDEEDEDEEEEEDEDEEEDEEEEEEIDVVTVEKRRSTLTKASPMATGTVTISVRPKTGGAVSGSGVVSRFVSRAPQELILKRSSVHQQQHNYAAPSPYASDDDPAPPSKKQKTSDAPRPPTRTVSSSSSSSSTSCGSVGASGARSKRSNSGDSSPRGGSDSEDSERRRNHNILERQRRNDLRSSFLTLRDHVPELAHNEKAAKVLILKKAAEYVSSLETEEMRLQQEKDRLQARRQQLMRRLEQARTR
- the mycn gene encoding N-myc protein isoform X1 — encoded protein: MPAIISKNSDLEFDSLQPCFYPDEDDFYFCGPDSAPPGEDIWKKFELLPTPPLSPSRAALPGEPATASADADPLGFGLADPLDWASELLLLPEDDIWGASDDGDLFGSALDSTNPNSIIIQDCMWSGFSAREKLERVVTEKLGKAISTAAAGSRNVCVKAPEVVSRSSVSECVDPAVVFPFPVNKRNGSRDSSGTVPTPTAHESAPSDSEEEDDDDEEDEDEEEEEDEDEEEDEEEEEEIDVVTVEKRRSTLTKASPMATGTVTISVRPKTGGAVSGSGVVSRFVSRAPQELILKRSSVHQQQHNYAAPSPYASDDDPAPPSKKQKTSDAPRPPTRTVSSSSSSSSTSCGSVGASGARSKRSNSGDSSPRGGSDSEDSERRRNHNILERQRRNDLRSSFLTLRDHVPELAHNEKAAKVLILKKAAEYVSSLETEEMRLQQEKDRLQARRQQLMRRLEQARTR